The Tessaracoccus flavus genome includes the window TGGAGGAGGGCTGCGACTGCTACACGTGCACCCACTACACCCGCGCCTACATCCACCACCTGTTCAAGGCCAAGGAGATGCTGAGCTCCACCCTAGCCACCATCCATAACGAGCGCTTCACCGTGCGGCTGGTCGACAACATCCGCGCCGCGCTTCGCGAGGGCCGCTTCTACGAGTACCGTGACGAGTTCCTAGGCCGCTTCTACGCCCGGACCTGACGCGACAGCGCCGCCACTTGGGCGCTCGCAGGTGGTGAAGTTGAGCAAATGAGATGGGTCAACGATGCGACACGCCGGTGTAACGTCGGTTTGATTCGTTCAGCCGTCTCATTTGCTCAACTCCCGCGGCCGACCCGGCTCAGCCCGCGGAGTAGCTGGGCTCGCGGCGTTTGACGGCGGCGATCACGCGGTAGGTGACGGGGAGGAACGCCGCCTCGACGAGGACCTTGTAGACGTAGCCGACGATGATGTAGTTGACCAGCGTGCCTCCCGTGATGATGCCGGCGAACGCGATGATGCAGAACAAGATGGTGTCCGCCGCCTCCCCGACGAGCGTGGACCCCATTAACCGCGCCCAGAGCGAGCCTTCGCTCGAGCGCTGTTTGAGCTTCACAAGGACCCATGCGTTGAGGAACTGCCCGGCGAGATACCCCGCGAGACTGGCCACCACGATGCGGGGCACGAATCCAAGGACGGCGTCGAAGGCGTCCTGGTTCGGCCAGTCGGCCGCGGGCGGTGCAGCGCCGACAAGGAGGAAGGTCACTGAGGCCAGGATCGACACCGCGAACCCCAGCAGGATCGCCCGTCGGGCACCGGTCAGCCCGTACACCTCGGCCAAGACATCACCCAGGATGTAGGTCAGCGGGAACAGGAATGCGCCGCCGTCGGTGATGATCGGGAGGACGGGGAAGCCCAGCACCTCAACGTCGGGGCCGAACTGGATGAGCTTGACCGCTGCCACGTTGGAGATGAGAAGCAGGGCACAGAACAACGCCACCACGATGTCGAAGACACCGCGTGGGCGGGAGGCGAACGAGGGGGTCGGGGTCGCTGGCACCGGGGCAGTCTACGCGGGGCGGGTGATTGGGGCGAGACCAGCGCGTTCGCCCCCCTGCCGGGTCAGACGGTGGCAAGATTTGGTTATGGACGACATCACTGGCGAGACACTCCCCGACGAGTCCGAGCAGCTGGACCAGTTGCAGCCGGGCGACTCGTTGATCGATCGCGGCGTCGACGACGTCCTGGATGAGGGCTACATCGCACCCGATCAATGGTCGCCGGCTCAGGGGTTCGGGAACACCCCTGCGGAGATGCGCCAGGGCGAGACGCTTGAGATGCGGATGAAGCAGGAGACCCCGGAGAAGGTCGAGGATCCCCAGGACTGGAACCCCAGCAAGGAGTCACGCCAGGTCGGCGCCGTGCGGGCCGGACGGCTCATGGCCGTGCAGGGAGCGGACGGCGAGCAGCACACGCTCGGCATCGACGTCGGTTACGGCGGGGGTGCCGCGAGCGCGGAGGAAGCGGCGATGCACGTGATCTCCGACGATGAGGACGACGACTTCCTCGAGGATTGACGCCTACACTGGTCCGTGGCGGACATCCCCCGCACTCACGTTCACCTGACAAGGACCTGCCCTGAAGAACAACACGTTGGATCAGCAGCACGCGACCCGCATCGTCTCGGTCCCGTCGTCGATCGACATGGTCAATATCCTCGGCCCCCGCGACGACTACCTGCGCATCCTGGAAGACCAACTCGACGCCGACCTCCACGTGCGGGGCGGCCAGATCACAGTCTCGGGGCCGTCGCGGGAAGTGTCGAAGGCGGCGGAGGTGCTCATCGAACTCATCACGATCGTGCGTACCGGCCAGGGGCTGACCGGCGAGACGGTGGAGCGGGTCATCCAGATGGCCGACGACCCCAGCACGAGCGCCTCGGAGATCCTCACCCAGAACATCGTGTCGGCCCGCGGCAAGACCGTGCGCCCGAAGACCCTCAACCAGAAGCGCTACGTCGACGCCATCGACCGGCACACCGTCGTCTTCGGTATCGGTCCCGCCGGCACCGGGAAGACCTACCTCGCGATGGCCAAGGCCGTCCAGGCCCTGCAGGCGAAGGAGGTGAGCCGAATCATCCTGACCCGCCCGGCGATCGAGGCGGGCGAGCGGCTCGGCTTCCTGCCCGGCACGTTGAACGACAAGATCGACCCCTACCTGCGCCCGCTCTACGACGCGCTGCACGACATGGTCGACGCCGACTCGGTGCCGAAGCTGTTGACCTCCGGCACCGTCGAGGTGGCCCCCCTGGCCTACATGCGCGGCCGGACGCTCAACGACGCGTTCATCATCCTCGACGAGGCGCAGAACACCTCGATGGAGCAGATGAAGATGTTCCTTACCCGCCTCGGCTTCGGATCGAAGGTCGTGGTGACGGGCGACGTCACGCAGATCGATCTGCCGGGCGGCGTCAAGAGCGGCCTGCGCGGGGTGCAGCAGATCCTCGACGGCGTCGACGACATCGAGTTCTGCACGTTGACGTCGCGAGACGTCGTCCGGCACAAGTTGGTCGGCCGCATCGTGGCCGCCTACGACCAGTTCGAAAGCCTGTCCACCGAGCGTCACGAACGCAGGGCCGCACGGTGATCGACCTCAACAACGAGTCAGGCGTCGAAGCCGACGAGCTGGGGCTGGTGGCGCTGGCCCGATTCGCGCTCGAGAAGTTGCGGATCCATCCGCAGGCGGAGTTGTCCATCCTGTTGGTGGACGAGGCGACGATGGCCGATTACCACGAGAGGTTCATGGACCTGCCCGGCCCCACCGACGTCATGAGCTTCCCGATGGACGAGTTGCGGGCGCCCAACGACGACGAAGAGCCGCCGCTGGGCCTGTTGGGCGACATCGTGCTCTGCCCACAGGTCACGGAGCGCCAGGCGGCCGACAACGGACGGGCGCCCGACGCGGAGGCGGAGTACCTGCTCATCCACGGCCTGCTCCACCTGCTCGGCCACGACCATGCTGAACCCGAGGAGAAGGCGGTCATGTTCGGCCTGAACGACCGGATCATCGCCGCTTGGGAGTTGGCCAAGCAAGAGCGCACCTGACGTGGCACGCTCCGAACTCAGCCGCAGTCTGGGGCTGTGGGATGCGGTCGCCATCGGGGTCGCCTCCATGGTCGGGGCGGGCGTGTTCGCCGTCTGGGGGCCCGCCGCCCAGTCCGCGGGGAGTTGGCTTCTGCTCGGGCTCGTCATCGCCTCGACCGTCGCGTGGGCAAATGCCACGTCGTCCGCGCAACTCGCCGCCCAGTATCCCGCTGCCGGCGGGACCTATGTCTACGGACGCGAGCGGCTGGGGGAGTGGCCCGGCTACCTCGCCGGGTGGAGCTTCGTCATCGGCAAGACCGCCTCGTGTGCGGCGATGGCGCTGGCCTTCGCCGCGTACGTGGCACCTGAGGGCTGGCAGAAACCCGTGGCCATCTCTGTGGTCTGGGTGCTGGTGGGGGTGAACAGCCTCGGCGTCACCCGCACCGCTCAGGCAGCCAAAGTCCTCGTGACGCTGTCCCTGACGGGCATCGTCCTGGCGGTGGCGTTCGGCTGGTTCGCCGGTCCAGAGGTCGGCCGGTTCGCCTGGGCTCAACCGGTCGGGGGCGCCTACGGCGTGCTGCAGTCGGCAGGGCTCCTCTTCTTCGCTTTTGCCGGGTACGCACGCATTGCGACGCTGGGCGAGGAAGTGCGCGACCCGGCGCAGACCATCCGCCGTGCCATCGTCGGGGCGCTGACCTTCGTGCTCGCCCTGTACGCCGTCGTCGGCGTCTCGCTGCTGGCGCTTCTCGGCCCAGAAGTCCTGGCTTCCCAGACGGCGCCACTCCTGCTCCTCGTCGAGGGGAATCCGGTCCTGAGGATCATCCTCACCGTGGGGGCTGGGGCTGCCATCGCCGGGGCGCTCCTCGGCCTGCTCTCCGGGATCGGCCGGACCTGGCTGGCGATGGCGCGCGAGCGCGATCTGCCGGGCTGGTTCGACCACACCCATCCCGTGACGAAGGTGCCGCATCGTATCGAGGTGACCCTCGGGGTCCTCCTGACGGTGATCCTTCTGCTGGTCGACCTCCGTGGCGCCATCGGCTTCTCGAGCTTCGGGGTGCTGCTCTACTATTTCGTGGCCAACGTCGCGGCCCACAGCCAGGATGCGGCCCATCGGCGTTACCCGAAGGCCTGGCAGGTGCTTGGCGCAGCGCTGTGTTTCGTGCTCGTGGTCACGCTGCCCTGGCAGTCGGTGCTGGGTGGGCTGCTGGTGCTCGGGCTGGGCGTCGCCTGGCGTGCGCTGAGACCAGCCGCGCTGCGTTAGACTCTGGGCTTTAGCCCCTTACCTAGTGAGTTGAATAAAGCCCCGTGAGTCAGTCCGAATGGATTGAGCTTGGCCTTGCCCTGCTGTGCGCGATCGGCGCATCCGTCCTTGCAGCCGTTGAGGCTGCCCTCGGTGGCGTCACCAAAGCGCGCGCCGAACGCCTCGTCGAGCAGGGCGTCCCCGGCGCCGAGCGCATCCGTCTGATCGCCCAGGACCCCGCCCCGACCATTAACGCGGTGATGTTCTCCAGAATGCTGCTGGAGATCACCTCCATCGTGCTGGTGAGCATCGTGATGTTCACCCAGTTCCAGGTCGACTGGCAGCGGGCCCTGGTGACCACCGCCATCATGCTGGTCGTGTCCTTCGTGCTGTGGGGGGTGGCTCCCCGGACCCTGGGCAAGCAGCAGCCCGAGAAGACGTTGCGTACGTTCGGTGCCCTCGCCTCGGGGCTGACCACCGTGTTCGGCCCCGTGGCGTCGCTCATGATCCTCCTGGGCAACGCCCTCACCCCCGGGCGCGGGTACCGTGACGGACCGTTCGCCACTGAAGCTGAGTTGCGCGACCTGGTCGATATGGCTCAGGCCAGCGACCTCATCGAGGCGGGGGAGTCGAAGATGATCCACTCCGTCTTCGAACTCGGGGACACGCTCGTCAAGGAGGTGATGGTCCCGCGGCCAGACGTCGTCTTCATCACGGCGGACAAGACGCTCCGGCAGCTCCTGTCCCTGGCGCTGCGATCGGGCTTCTCCAGGATCCCCGTCATCGGGGAGGACCTCGACGACATCCTCGGCGTCATCTACCTGAAGGACGTCTCGAAGCGCATCTACGACTTCCCGGATTCTGAGCGGTACGAGACCGTGGCCGAGCTCATGCGTCCGGCGACGTTCTGCCCGGACTCCAAGCCGGTCAGCGAGTTGCTGCGGGACATGCAGCTCAGCCATTCCCACCTTGTGGTGGTCGTGGACGAATTCGGCGGTACGGCGGGTCTCGCCACCATCGAGGACATCCTGGAGGAGATCGTCGGCGAGATCGTCGACGAGTACGACCAAGACGCCCCCGCAGTTGCGGAGCTCAGCGACGGTCGCTACCGGGTCAGCTCGCGGCTGTCGCTCGACGACCTGAGTTCGCTGTTCCACGTCGACATCGACGACGACGACGTCGAGACCGTGGGCGGACTCATGGCCAAGCAGCTCAACCTCGTTCCCATCCCCGGCTCCCGCGTGGTGGTCAGGGACCTGGAACTCGTTGCCGACCGCGCGGTCGGCCGACGCCACCAGATCGGCACCGTCATCGTCCGCCGCCTCAGCCCTGAGGAGCTGGCCGACGACGCGTCCCACACAGAAGGATCGCCCGATGACTGACGGATACAAGTCCGGTTTTGCCTGCTTCGTAGGCCGACCCAACGCCGGCAAATCAACTCTGACCAACGTACTTGTCGGGCAGAAGATCGCCATCTCCTCGAGCAAGCCACAGACCACCCGCCACGCGGTGCGGGGCATTGTGACGAGGGAGGACGGGCAGCTCGTCCTCATCGACACCCCGGGCCTCCACCGTCCGCGCACCCTTCTCGGCCAGCGGCTGAACGACCTGGTCTTCGAGACGTGGTCGGAGGTCGACGTCGTCGGCGTCTGCCTGCCGTGCGATCAGAGGATCGGTCCGGGCGACAAGTTCATCATCAGCGAGATCGCAAAGCTCTCGAACAAGCCCACCCTCGTCGCGCTGGCCACCAAGACCGACCTCGTGAGCAAGGAGCGTCAGCTCAGCCACCTCGTCGACGTGGGGGCTGTTGCGGAAGAACTCGGCATCGAGTGGGCCGAGGT containing:
- a CDS encoding queuosine precursor transporter, whose translation is MPATPTPSFASRPRGVFDIVVALFCALLLISNVAAVKLIQFGPDVEVLGFPVLPIITDGGAFLFPLTYILGDVLAEVYGLTGARRAILLGFAVSILASVTFLLVGAAPPAADWPNQDAFDAVLGFVPRIVVASLAGYLAGQFLNAWVLVKLKQRSSEGSLWARLMGSTLVGEAADTILFCIIAFAGIITGGTLVNYIIVGYVYKVLVEAAFLPVTYRVIAAVKRREPSYSAG
- a CDS encoding DUF5709 domain-containing protein; this translates as MDDITGETLPDESEQLDQLQPGDSLIDRGVDDVLDEGYIAPDQWSPAQGFGNTPAEMRQGETLEMRMKQETPEKVEDPQDWNPSKESRQVGAVRAGRLMAVQGADGEQHTLGIDVGYGGGAASAEEAAMHVISDDEDDDFLED
- a CDS encoding PhoH family protein; this encodes MVNILGPRDDYLRILEDQLDADLHVRGGQITVSGPSREVSKAAEVLIELITIVRTGQGLTGETVERVIQMADDPSTSASEILTQNIVSARGKTVRPKTLNQKRYVDAIDRHTVVFGIGPAGTGKTYLAMAKAVQALQAKEVSRIILTRPAIEAGERLGFLPGTLNDKIDPYLRPLYDALHDMVDADSVPKLLTSGTVEVAPLAYMRGRTLNDAFIILDEAQNTSMEQMKMFLTRLGFGSKVVVTGDVTQIDLPGGVKSGLRGVQQILDGVDDIEFCTLTSRDVVRHKLVGRIVAAYDQFESLSTERHERRAAR
- the ybeY gene encoding rRNA maturation RNase YbeY, with protein sequence MIDLNNESGVEADELGLVALARFALEKLRIHPQAELSILLVDEATMADYHERFMDLPGPTDVMSFPMDELRAPNDDEEPPLGLLGDIVLCPQVTERQAADNGRAPDAEAEYLLIHGLLHLLGHDHAEPEEKAVMFGLNDRIIAAWELAKQERT
- a CDS encoding APC family permease — protein: MARSELSRSLGLWDAVAIGVASMVGAGVFAVWGPAAQSAGSWLLLGLVIASTVAWANATSSAQLAAQYPAAGGTYVYGRERLGEWPGYLAGWSFVIGKTASCAAMALAFAAYVAPEGWQKPVAISVVWVLVGVNSLGVTRTAQAAKVLVTLSLTGIVLAVAFGWFAGPEVGRFAWAQPVGGAYGVLQSAGLLFFAFAGYARIATLGEEVRDPAQTIRRAIVGALTFVLALYAVVGVSLLALLGPEVLASQTAPLLLLVEGNPVLRIILTVGAGAAIAGALLGLLSGIGRTWLAMARERDLPGWFDHTHPVTKVPHRIEVTLGVLLTVILLLVDLRGAIGFSSFGVLLYYFVANVAAHSQDAAHRRYPKAWQVLGAALCFVLVVTLPWQSVLGGLLVLGLGVAWRALRPAALR
- a CDS encoding hemolysin family protein; this encodes MSQSEWIELGLALLCAIGASVLAAVEAALGGVTKARAERLVEQGVPGAERIRLIAQDPAPTINAVMFSRMLLEITSIVLVSIVMFTQFQVDWQRALVTTAIMLVVSFVLWGVAPRTLGKQQPEKTLRTFGALASGLTTVFGPVASLMILLGNALTPGRGYRDGPFATEAELRDLVDMAQASDLIEAGESKMIHSVFELGDTLVKEVMVPRPDVVFITADKTLRQLLSLALRSGFSRIPVIGEDLDDILGVIYLKDVSKRIYDFPDSERYETVAELMRPATFCPDSKPVSELLRDMQLSHSHLVVVVDEFGGTAGLATIEDILEEIVGEIVDEYDQDAPAVAELSDGRYRVSSRLSLDDLSSLFHVDIDDDDVETVGGLMAKQLNLVPIPGSRVVVRDLELVADRAVGRRHQIGTVIVRRLSPEELADDASHTEGSPDD
- the era gene encoding GTPase Era: MTDGYKSGFACFVGRPNAGKSTLTNVLVGQKIAISSSKPQTTRHAVRGIVTREDGQLVLIDTPGLHRPRTLLGQRLNDLVFETWSEVDVVGVCLPCDQRIGPGDKFIISEIAKLSNKPTLVALATKTDLVSKERQLSHLVDVGAVAEELGIEWAEVIPCSATAGTQIDEVRDALLNLLPEGPMYYPDGEITDEPEETLIAELIREAALEGVRDELPHSIAVVIDEILPRPDRPEDKPLTDIFASIVVERESQKGIIIGHRGARLKEIGATAREQINRLLGTRVHLSLHVKVLKEWQRDAKYLNRLGF